From the genome of Brassica oleracea var. oleracea cultivar TO1000 chromosome C4, BOL, whole genome shotgun sequence:
AAAATTTTTCCTAACTAATACCAAAATTTATCAACATCAATATATACATATTATTTAATAGTTAATTTTTAAATAATCATTTTTTTATAGATAAACATAAACTCTTATGAGTTATTTTGTAGTTCACTATAGTAAAGCAAAAACAATTATAAAGATCAATTTATTGTTAGGTAAATTATGATTCACATACTGTACTAGCTTTTGTAAATTTAATCTTAGTTTGAAATTTATATAAACATATATCTATTTTATTTAAAATTAACTAAATTTCAAATTTATTTTATCTAGACATTCTGTGAATAGTAGGCACTGTCATAATAAATAATGGTAACAATACTAGAAAACTACAAGGTTCATTATTATTAAATAAAATATTTATAGTAATATGAAAAACGATCAAACGTGAATCAACTACCAGTTCTTTTATTTTGAAAAGCTAGAAAAACTTAGATTTTGGTTTTTGTTTAGAATAGGGTAGTTAGTTTAAAAACTAGTTTCCCTAATTTATAGGAAATCAATTTTTCAAAAATCTTGATTGGCTAAAAAACAGTTTTTGGAAAAACAAAAACCAAAAACTAGTTGAAAAATAGAAACAATCAACCACTAAATGTACTTTCCCTACAAAAATATATGTTAAGTTACATCGATTAAATAGTATCACAAAATTGTAAACTATTAATTTATCAATATATGATACAAATATATAATTGAAGATCAATTATGATAAGTTTTTTTTGTTGAGAAAAATCAATTATGATAAGTTGATAACTGATACTATCATTATTAATTAAACTTCAATTCGATATAGTGATACAAATCTATGTGTGTTTCCATTTATTCTATAAGTTGATAAAGTAATATTTTTAAAATGACATTGCTCGAGTCATTCGACTCATTTCTAGTATTTGTTGGCATTGCTATTAATAAAGAAACCTAGTTCTAGAAGCATGGTTAGGTCAGAAAGTCAACTTCAAACTAGTCTGACCACTCTACTATTGACTATTGAGTATTGATTCCAATCAGGCCACGAAGTTCTCCTTATTCCCAGGGGAATATTTAATTTTCTAAATTATTAATACATAGAGGTATAATAACAATTGCTTTTGTATTTAATAATGTAGGTGGTCACTAATTGCTGGTCATCTACCAGGGCGAACAGACAACGAAATAAAAAATTATTGGAACTCTCATCTCCGCCGTAAACTCCACAACTTCATCATCAGAAAGCCGTCGATCTCTCACGATGCCCCCGCCGTAATCATGAACGTTCCACCGGCGTCACCGCGTCCACCATCAAAACGCAGACCAGGGAGAACCAGCAGATCCGCCATGAAACCCAAAACTCGAAAGACGAAGAGAACGTCTGCACCGCCGGAGCCAGAAGCCGACGTAGCGGTTAAAGAGGTGGCGGGAGAAGAAGCAATAATGATGGAGTTAAATGGAGCAGAGGCTGAGCTAGGACCATGTGACTACTATGGAGCCTATCATGAAGGAGGAGATTGTTGCAATAATAATAATAATCTCATGGGCACTAACGGCGACAATTTAGTTTTGTCGTTCGATGATAACATCATGGATCTTTTGTTGGACGAGGCAGATGCATGCAACGTGCTCACTTCATGTGGTGGTGATGCAGAGTTGAGTCATTTAGGGGACTCTGAAGTAGCCAGAGGGCTCTCGGAGACTTCAATTAACCAAGGGAATCTCGACTGTCTTCAGCCTTGTCCATCGGTGCAGTCGTTAATCAACTACGAGCTTCCAGCTACCGATGCGTCGATGGACGAGTGTATAGATTGGCATGAAGGTAATAGGAATAGCCTTTGCGGTGAGAAAGAGGGTTCTGATTCAATTGTGTCGTGGCTTTTGGACGGTGATGATGATGCCACAGTAGGGAAAACTAACTGCGAAAATTTTGGAGAACCGTTGGATCATGACGAGGAAAATGCATTGGTCGCTTGGCTTGTGTCTTGAAGATACACTAAAAATCTGTTAAGTTTGAGTATTTTGTAGTAGTAAATATGTGTTTGTAATAAAAGGCGGGAGTCCTTGTAAGGTTAAAATAACTTATCATCATCGTTATAGGAAAAAATGGAGCTGATTATATTTTGGGCTTATCGGTGAGATAGCCAATTTTGGAGACAAAATTAAGAATATAGCATATGATTTGACATTATTAGATCTTATAACACTTTATTCTTTTTCTTCCGGTTCTCTCTTTTCTTTAAGTGCCAGTAATAACATTAAAAAAACATCTATCATTTAAATAAAAAGTAAATAAAAATGTTATTAGAGTAGTGTTGGTTATGGCATCCACGTTGATTACGGTGATAATATATAAATATAATAGACCATGCTAAATAGTATAGTGTATGGTAATGAAATTATAAAATGATTTAAATATATTTATATACTATACATATCCAAAATTAATAAAGTTAAACCCAACTTCAACCTAAATCTTTCAAAAACTAAATCTAAAACACTAATCACTAAATCCTAGAAAAAATATAAATCTTAACCTAAATATCAAAATATGCACATAGTACATAATATTAAATATTATCAAAATAGAATAGTAATAAACGAAATAACATAGTACATATTGTTTAAATTTTTAAATATTAATGATTGCAGGGAGTGAGGTAATGTTTATCCCAACATCAACCCAAACTTACAACAAACTAAACCTAAAACATTAATCACTAAATCTAAAACACTAATCACTAAACCCTAAAAAGAAATATAAACTCTAACTCAAATATCAAAATATGCAGATCCCAATAAAATAGTAACAACGAAATAACATAGTACATATTGTTCAAGTAGAATAGTACAACCGTCAACTTATAGTATATACGAGTGGTGGTGGTTACGGCGAAAGAAGTGGAGACTGGTATCAAGAAGATTGTGGTTGTTTTGAAGGATCTAATGGCAAAACTATAAAATCGAAAATTACAGATCTGGTTAATAATAACTAAAGGATATGATGATGATAGAAAAAGAAGTGGTGATTAAAGACACAATAAATACAACGCACGGTGTGAAGTTGGTGATAGCGTATCATAACAGTGACAAAAGGTAAGGCGCTGGGAATGGAAAAAGAGTGGTGGATAGTTGATTTCATTAACCGGTAACTAAAAATGATAATATAATATATATTTTATAAATAATGGTGGGAGTTTTTTTTGTTAGATAATTAATTATGATATTTTTCTGGCTATACGGCCAATTTCTCTTATATTTTCTCGACTCAGTACACTTCCGAGAAATTTAATGGAGTACGAAGTGTAGGTGTACATTTTTATGTGGACTATGTATTTCAACCAACTTTAAAAGACGGGAAATTAGAAACGAACGACTATATAACCCTTGTGAATTCAATTACTCTTGTTAACTATCGAAAATAAATGTTCAAATTTAATACACCACTAGAGGATATAATCATGTCTACATAATTTCATGTACTATTATTATATATCAAGATCTCATCTTCCACAATTTACCCACAAAAAGGGATCTAATTTTACTTCTCTTTCTTTTATGTGTTCTGCGTGCCAAAAAAAAAATCACAAGTAGAAATTTTGAATATACCCAAAACACATGAAAGAAAGGGAAATACAGAACAGAAAATACAAATACAATCTCCTACACCTTTCTTCTATAAAAAAGGAAGCTTAAATGTTTTCTTCAGGTGAGAAAATTTCTTTGGCTTGTTTACTTAAATCTATATATATATATATATATATCAAGTTTTAAAATATCAATAGAAAGCCTATTAAGAGCATCATTAGTGTATAGTCTCTCAATCTAAGTCTCTAATAATTATTATATTAGTATAAGTATGATTATTTGTGAATATTTAAATTTAAATGTTAAAAAGAAATTTTACCATTCAGAAATTGCCAAATGGCAGAAGAGCTTATGAGAATTGTTCGAACGATTCCGGAAGAAAAAACGTTCTTCATTTTTTCTACAATCTCTCTCATCCTTTTTTCTTTTAATATTAACTATGTTCAGAGACTCTTCTTTTTTCTGCCACTGCGCATGCTCTAAGGCCGAAAAAACAGATTAGTTTTAGTTTGTTGGTCTGATGACTAATAATACGACAATGTTCAGAACCTCATGTCTTGTCCGAGAAAGATGTGGGAGTAATAAGGCCATGAGAGTTCTTATGTTGGAGTTCTTAGTTTCGGCTAAGAACCGTTTCTTATCTTTTAACTAAAAAAGATTAAGAAACGTTTCATAAGAGTTATAAGAGCCGGTTCTTAGCGTAAAAAAAATGTCAAATCAGAAGTTAAGAACTCCAAATTAAGAGTCCGGATTAGTCATACTCTAAGAATACACCAATCTAAACTTGTTATTTCCTTTTTAATATCAATCATAAACATCATCTAAACAAAAATACACCAAACACACATTGTTATGGTCGTAGAAATTACAGTCCACACTTCAAAAGGCCTAGGAATAAAACTCAGTTGTATTTTTCCCAACAATAAAAGTGTAGTTCACATGAGAGGGGGAGAAAAAGAGATCCAACGCTCACGATTCTTTCAGGGGGGAGGTTGAGGGTATTACTACACATTTATTGCAACCAGCAATCATCTCGCTGTTAACGCGCATCTCATTGCGTTTTTTTTAATGAATTTATTTATTTCACCAAAAAATTGCAATTAACCAAGTCTTTGTTGTTATATCTGCAAGGGTAGAAATGACAAACTTTTTAGGGATATAAATCGAGATCTTTTGTAGCTAGTTCGACATGCAGAAAGTGAATGTCAAGTCTGGTTTGACGCTACCGAAGTGGTACAACCAGTGGTACAAAATAACAACTCTGAGGTTTCCCAAATCATAAGCTTGAGTAATATCTGCTTGTTAGATGAATCTTGGACATCTATTGCTCAATTCAGTGGATGCGGAGGATAGGTATGGATGGACAGTGGTGGAAACGTTCAACTTATGGGAACAAATAATTTCACTCGACGCGAATCAGCCTTGCATTCGGAAGTGGAAGCACTGCGATGGACGATGGAGAATAACACTCAACATGTCAGAGCTTCGGGATGGACTGTAAGGAGCTGATTGCAATGATAAAGGACCCTCAGGCGTGGCCAAGTTTTGCGACGAAATTGGAGAGGATAGTGACGCTACAGATATGCTTTCCGGACTTCAGCATTATTCATGTTCTACGGGCGCGAAATCAGATTTCAAATTTTTTAGCTAAGACTGCTAGATCCTTCCATAAGGAGTTACTTTTTATTGGTTGTTCTATTCCGGTTTGGTTACCCAGACTATCTCAAGTTTAAATAATAGAAGGGACTAAAAAAAAAAAAAAAAAAAAGTCTTTGTTGTATGCTTCTTAAATTTGAGTGTTGACCTTTTCCATTCTGGATAGTATCATCATTTCGTTGTTTTGTCGGATGAGAAACTCAATATGCTTACTAAATTTAATGTTTTCCTACGTGAACCATTTTTAATTATTTCAGGATAAGTAAAATAACTATATCGCATGATATTTACGTACTCGAATAATGCATATAGATCCGTGCTCTTTATAAACAAACCAAAAAGTCTCCCTCTCTCTGTAACTAAAAGTCTCCACTCCTCGTTCTTTCTCTCTAGATCTATAGATAACATAAGAGATATATACACTGAGTGAGAGAGTGTGATGAAGATAAGGTACTGGCGGAGGTCAAGAGGATACGAAAGGCTTGACGGCTCGACTAAGAAGTCCAACTCGGATCCGACCCGGAAGAGACGGTTTTGGAAGAGGATCAACATAGTGCGGAAGCTGAGGGTCTTGAAAAAGACGTCCCCTAAGAAGCTTCTAACGCGGCTTCGAGATTCTTACGTCAATATGATGGTGCGCCTCGCCAGTTCTCCGGCCATAGGGTCTTCATTCGCCTACGGTGAATATGGGTGCGGGTCGGGTTTAGCGAAGAAGGAGTATGATGAGAAGAAGCTGGTGGAGATTTACAAATCCATGTTGATGGCGCAGGGGACTCTGGTTCACCGCAATGCACCTAAACCTTCCTCTGATTCTATTGCATATACTCTCACAGCTTAGGTAATTACATATGTATGTGGATCATCGATGTTAAGAGTTGTGATTGTAATCTGTGTTAAACTTACATTTCCTGAAACTATAAAATAATATATATATTAATCGGATATATATGGTTTATCCACCCATACATAAAGAAATGGTTTGCATTTACGTCCTAACATCTAACTACCCTTTTTGATCCTTGTTAAATTCTTAGTTCACAGGGACGTGTTGGCATGGAGAATATTTAACCGTAATCTCTTTTTTATTATTTGAGGAACATTATTAACAATTAACCTTATCCCCCTGTGTGATTAACCAAAATGCCATTACTTATGTGTCATCACGAGAATCATTCTCACAACCTTTATTAAATAATCCTTCCTTGTCTAGACTAATTACATGTAATGCTATTATTTATTATTTGGATCCTTTCATACAATATACAATATGATTCTTTATTGCATTACTAAAAACCAATTGATAGTTGTAAATAATATATGAATTGTGATTACATTACTAAAATTATGGTGTACACTGACGGTTATTAACAATACACTTAGACAACTACGAAAGGTTGTCTTTCCCAAATGTGGTGTGGCAATATTATTGTATTTTTCGATGTGTATACTGCATTATTTTACAAATTCGTAGTATAATATTAGTGGATTCTTCGATATATATGTTGTATTATTTTATAGAAGTTAGCATACATTNNNNNNNNNNNNNNNNNNNNNNNNNNNNNNNNNNNNNNNNNNNNNNNNNNNNNNNNNNNNNNNNNNNNNNNNNNNNNNNNNNNNNNNNNNNNNNNNNNNNNNNNNNNNNNNNNNNNNNNNNNNNNNNNNNNNNNNNNNNNNNNNNNNNNNNNNNNNNNNNNNNNNNNNNNNNNNNNNNNNNNNNNNNNNNNNNNNNNNNNNNNNNNNNNNNNNNNNNNNNNNNNNNNNNNNNNNNNNNNNNNNNNNNNNNNNNNNNNNNNNNNNNNNNNNNNNNNNNNNNNNNNNNNNNNNNNNNNNNNNNNNNNNNNNNNNNNNNNNNNNNNNNNNNNNNNNNNNNNNNNNNNNNNNNNNNNNNNNNNNNNNNNNNNNNNNNNNNNNNNNNNNNNNNNNNNNNNNNNNNNNNNNNNNNNNNNNNNNNNNNNNNNNNNNNNNNNNNNNNNNNNNNNNNNNNNNNNNNNNNNNNNNNNNNNNNNNNNNNNNNNNNNNNNNNNNNNNNNNNNNNNNNNNNNNNNNNNNNNNNNNNNNNNNNNNNNNNNNNNNNNNNNNNNNNNNNNNNNNNNNNNNNNNNNNNNNNNNNNNNNNNNNNNNNNNNNNNNNNNNNNNNNNNNNNNNNNNNNNNNNNNNNNNNNNNNNNNNNNNNNNNNNNNNNNNNNNNNNNNNNNNNNNNNNNNNNNNNNNNNNNNNNNNNNNNNNNNNNNNNNNNNNNNNNNNNNNNNNNNNNNNNNNNNNNNNNNNNNNNNNNNNNNNNNNNNNNNNNNNNNNNNNNNNNNNNNNNNNNNNNNNNNNNNNNNNNNNNNNNNNNNNNNNNNNNNNNNNNNNNNNNNNNNNNNNNNNNNNNNNNNNNNNNNNNNNNNNNNNNNNNNNNNNNNNNNNNNNNNNNNNNNNNNNNNNNNNNNNNNNNNNNNNNNNNNNNNNNNNNNNNNNNNNNNNNNNNNNNNNNNNNNNNNNNNNNNNNNNNNNNNNNNNNNNNNNNNNNNNNNNNNNNNNNNNNNNNNNNNNNNNNNNNNNNNNNNNNNNNNNNNNNNNNNNNNNNNNNNNNNNNNNNNNNNNNNNNNNNNNNNNNNNNNNNNNNNNNNNNNNNNNNNNNNNNNNNNNNNNNNNNNNNNNNNNNNNNNNNNNNNNNNNNNNNNNNNNNNNNNNNNNNNNNNNNNNNNNNNNNNNNNNNNNNNNNNNNNNNNNNNNNNNNNNNNNN
Proteins encoded in this window:
- the LOC106341419 gene encoding transcription factor MYB12-like, producing MGRAPCCEKVGIKRGRWTAEEDHILSSYIQSNGEGSWRSLPKNAGLKRCGKSCRLRWINYLRSDLKRGNITREEEELVVNLHSTLGNRWSLIAGHLPGRTDNEIKNYWNSHLRRKLHNFIIRKPSISHDAPAVIMNVPPASPRPPSKRRPGRTSRSAMKPKTRKTKRTSAPPEPEADVAVKEVAGEEAIMMELNGAEAELGPCDYYGAYHEGGDCCNNNNNLMGTNGDNLVLSFDDNIMDLLLDEADACNVLTSCGGDAELSHLGDSEVARGLSETSINQGNLDCLQPCPSVQSLINYELPATDASMDECIDWHEGNRNSLCGEKEGSDSIVSWLLDGDDDATVGKTNCENFGEPLDHDEENALVAWLVS
- the LOC106340968 gene encoding uncharacterized protein LOC106340968; this translates as MKIRYWRRSRGYERLDGSTKKSNSDPTRKRRFWKRINIVRKLRVLKKTSPKKLLTRLRDSYVNMMVRLASSPAIGSSFAYGEYGCGSGLAKKEYDEKKLVEIYKSMLMAQGTLVHRNAPKPSSDSIAYTLTA